The stretch of DNA CAGCATCGCCGACCATCTGGCAAACAGCGCGGCACAGACCGTCGCCATCGCCCAGATCGAGGACCCCGAAGCCGTGGAGGACATCGACGCCATCGCCGCCGTGCCGGGCATCGACGCGCTTTTCGTGGGCCGCGTCGATCTGACGGTGGCCTATGGCGCGACCTCTCAGGACGATCCGCGCGTGGTCGCGGCGGTGGAGCGCATCTGCGCGGCCGGGCGCAAGCACAACCGCCGCGTCGGCATGTTCCTCGCCCGCCCGCAGGATGTGCCGCAGTGGGAGGCCAAGGGCGCCAGCCTGTTCCTGCTCGGGTCGGATCACAGCTTTATGCTGCAGGGCGCGGCCAATCTGCTGGCGCAAACAAAGCCATGATCGAGCCGCTGACACAGGGCGGCGCGCAGGATGCCCTCACCCGCTGCCTGAGCCTGATCCTTCAGGAGGATGACCGCTGGCACGCCATGCTGGCCATCAACCCGCAGGCCGAGGCCGAGGCTGAAGCCGCCGATCATGCCGCGGCACAAGGGCAAGGCCTCGGCCCGCTGCATGGCGTGGTGCTGGCCATCAAGGACAACATCGACGTTGCGGGCATGGCCACCACCTCGGGCTGCAAGGCTCTGGCGCGGGCCATGGTACCGGGCGACGCGCCGGTGGTGGCACGCCTGCGCGCGGCAGGCGCGGTGGTGGTGGGCAAGACCAACCTCTCGGAGTTCTCCTTCGAGATCCGCTCGCGCAGCTCGCTGGGCGGCGATGTGCGCTGCCCCTTCGCCCCCGACAGCACGGCGGGCGGATCGAGCGGCGGATCGGCGGTGGCGGTGGCGCGCGGCTTTGCCATGGCGGCGCTGGGCACCGATACGGGCGGATCGATCCGCATTCCGGCGGCCTGCAACGGGCTGGTCGGGCTGCGTCCGGCGCATGGCATGCTCTCGCTGGAGGGCGTCGCGCCCTTGGCCCCCAGCACCGACACCATCGGGCCGATCACGCGCAGCGTGGCCGATGCGCGGCTGCTCTATGAGATCATGGGCGGGCAGATCGGCGGGAACGCGGCGCCCCGCCGCGTGGGTGTGGTGCGGCAGGCCTTCGGTGAGGATGCTCGCATTCTGGCCGCCTGCGATCAGGCGCTGGAACGGCTGGCGCGTGGGGGAATCGAACTGGTCGATCCGCTCACCCTGCCCGGCGTCGAGGATCTGCTGGCCGGGCCGCATATCGTCGATGCGGAATTTGGCGCGGCCTTCGACGCCTATCTTGCCGGGCGTGCCTCAACCGGAAACGCTCCCGCCTCTCTGGCCGAGCTGGTGACAGGCGGCGCCTTCCTGCCCGACCATCGCGAGAGCCTGACCAAACGCATGGCCATCTCCCCCGATGCGGCGCCCCCCATCCTCGCCCGCCATCGTGAGCTGACCGCGATGCTGCGGGCGGTGATGGCGCAGCATCGGCTGGACGCGCTGTTCTATCCCACCATGCGCGTCATCCCCGAGGGGCTGGGCAATCCTCCGGGCGGCTGGGCGCCCGAACTGGCGGCACGCAGCGGATGGCCCGCGATCAGCGTGCCCGTTGCCGCGCCCGGTGAGCGCCCCGTCGGCGCCGAACTGCTGGTGCCTGCCCGACAGGAAGCCGCGCTCTTCGCCCTGGCCGCCATGCTGGAGCGCCCCTGACACAAAAGACGGTCCCGCCGACAGGGCGGGACCGCTGCAGGGAGGAAGGTTGAAAGGGCCATGTTGCGCAACATGGCCCTGTTTTTCTGCGATCAGAACTTGGTGCCGACCCGCACGCCATAGGTGCGCGGCGCGCCATAGGAGACCTGAATACGCTCCAACCGCCCGACGACGCCGCTCAGCAGCGTGGCCTGGTTGGTCAGATTGTCGCCATAGGCCTCGATATAGGTGTTGTTGCCCTTGGCCGCGCTCCAGCGCAGCGAGGCGCCCAGCTTGTCATAGGCCTTCTGGTAATCGAGCACCGTGTTGTAATCGGTGGTGTAGTAACCGCCCGAATGCAGCCAGTTGCCCGAGGGCGTCAGCGTGCCCGCCTTGCCCAGATCGATGTCATAGGAAGCCAGCACCGTCGCCTTGAAATCGGGCGACTGCGGGATCTTCTTGCCCGCCAGATCGACCGAGACCGGATCGGCCCCACCCGAAGCGCCATAGAAGTTGTTACCGCTGATGTAACGGGTGTAGCGCGCATTCATAAAGGACAGGGTGGTGTTGATGTGCAAATTCGGCACCGGATCGAGCCGCAGCGCCAATTCGCCACCATAGGAGCGCGCCTGACCCGCCGAACCGAAGTAGGACACCAGCGGCGTGTAGACGTTGATCTGCAAATTCGAGAACTTGTTGTAGAAGCCCGAGGCCTCGATCTCGCCCTTGCCGCCCAGAATCTTCGACTTGATGCCCGCCTCATAGGCCCAGACCTTTTGCGGGGCATAGGAGGAGGGAATGGCCGGATTGCCGCCCGTGTCGTTCACCCCACCCGATTCAAAACCGGTGGAGGCGGTGGCATAGATCATCGTGTTGCGGTCCGGCGTGAACTGCAGGCCCGCGCGCCATGTGCCGCTGCTGAAGCTGGGCGCGCCCGATGTCACCGAATAGGGCGACATGAAGTTGTAGGTGCCCGGCGCGGCATCGGCCCAGTCGGCGAAGTTGAACGCCTTCTTTTCATGGCTGTAGCGCGCGCCCGCGATCACCCTGAGCAGATCGGGCACAAGCTGGAAGGTGCCCTGCCCATAGATGGCATAGGCGTCGGTCGTCAGCCCGGCATCGGCGCGGAAACCGGTGGTGGTGGCACCCGGCGCGGTGATCTTCTGCTGATAGGTCTCGAAGATGCTGTCATGCAGATAATAGGCGCCAACGATCCATTCCAGCCGCCCCTTGGCGTTGGAGGCAAGCTGCACCTCCTGCGTGAAGGCGTTGGAGCGCGTGTTGGCCTCCTGCACGCCCGAGCCATAGCCGAGGCCCTCGAAGGTGACGCTCGACTGGTCGTTGTCGGCGCTGCGATGGGCGCGGAAATGGGTGTAGCCGGTGATCGACTTGAGCGTCACAGGCCCCAGATTGTAGGCGATCTGTCCCGAGACATAATCCTCGGCGATGTGTTCGAAGGGCTGGTAATCCCAGTCATTGGTCCAGGCGCCGCCGGTCACCGGCTTGCCGATGTCGCGGCCCGCGACATTGGGCGAACCATTGGGCACCGAGGGATTGACCGCATAGGGCTGGCCGTTGATCGACTGATAGCCGGTCGCCGGATTGATCAGCGTGCCGGCCACCTTGTAGCCATAGGAGCCCGCGCCCGCATCGTCGCGGCGCCAGGTGCCGGCATGCAGCGTGACCTCCAGATCGCTGGTGGGGGTCCATTTCACGGCGACGCGCTCGGCATTCTCGTTCAGATCGTCGAGCACCACGCCGGGCGTGGTCGAATGGACATAGCCGTCATGGCGTTGAAACACGCCGGAAAAACGCACCGCCAGCGTGTCGGTGACGGGCAGGTTGATGTAGCCGTCGACGCGCGACTGGTTGTAATTGCCCTTTTCCAGATTGGCGCCGACGCCGAAATCATGGGTGGGCTCGGCGGTGACGATGCTGACATTGCCGCCAAAGGTGTTGCGGCCATAGAGCGTGCCCTGCGGGCCGCGCAGCACTTCGACGCGCGCGATGTCGAACAGCGGGATCGACTGCTGCTGGGTGCGGCTCTGATAGATGCCGTCGATGTAGAAGCCGATGACGGGGTCGTTCTGCGCCGAAACCAGGCTGGTGCGCACGCCGCGGATGGCGGGGAAGGAATCCGAGCCCTGCGAGCCCCAGGTGAAGCCCGGCGTGGCAAATTCGACGCGGGAAATATCGTTGGCGCGCAGCTTGTTAAGCGCATCGCCCGAGAGTGCCGTCATCGAGATGGGCACGTCGCGCAGCTTTTCGCTGCGGCGCTGGGCGGTGACGATGATCTCCCCGGTGCTCGCATCATTGGCCGCAGGGGCGGCAGAGGTCGATGCCACCGCCGGTTGATCCGCAGCAGGCTCCGTCGCGGCCAGAGCGGGCGTGGCCAGCATCGTCAGTGTGAAGGCGGAAACGCCCCTTAGCAGTGGGTGCTTGTGCATGTGACTCCCCTTTTCTTTGTTCTGGGGAGAAATCTATCGGGAAGGTCGCGGCCCGTCCATCATTTTTTGCATTCGAAGTCATTGGCCATTTGACGCATATGCGCTTAACGTCACGGCCAAAATATCACGGAAAATCAGTGAATATTCGATAACACCGCGAATCACAGGGCAATACAGCTATTTTTCATAGCGAAAAAATTCCTGCGTAAATTGCCTTCGCATTCACATCTCCGGCATCGCGATTCGCGCGCTGCTGCCGGTGAGCAATTCGCCGGTGAACAGCCGCTGCTCGGCGGGCGCCGTGGCATCCTCGATCCGCTCGACCAGCATGGAAACCGCCGCATCGGTCATGCGCCGCACCGGCTGCCGCACCGAGGTGAGATCATAGCTGCCCCAGCGCGCCGGCCCCGCCCCGTCGAAGCCCACCACCGAGAGATCACCGGGAATGCTCAGCCCCAGATCGCGCCGCGCCGCATCCATCGCGCCGATCGCCATCAGATCGCTGACCGCGATCACCGCATCGAGCGCGCCCACCGCCTGATGCAATGCATGCATCGCGCGGTGCCCGCTGTCATAGGAGAAGTCGCCCCGGCTCTCGGGCACATCGCCCACCCCGGCCTGCGCCAGCGCGGCGAGCGCCGCCGTGCGCCGCTCCTCACCGACATAGCTGTCGGCGGGGCCCGAAATCAGCCCGAAACGGCGATGCCCGGCGGCTAGAAGATGCTCGACCAGCCCGCGCTCGCCCGACACGGAATCGCAGCGCACCGAAGGCGCCGCGCTCGCCACGCGGTTGTAGAGCACCAAAGGCACGCGATGCTCGGCAAATTGCGCCACCTGCGCCGCCGAAAGACGCGCCGCCGAAATCACCCCATCGACCGAATGGCGCCAGATCTGGTCCAGCACGCCATCGACCTCGCTCTCCTCCGACAGGGAGAAGAGCAGCACACGCATGTCGCGCTCATTCAAACGCGCGCTCAATTCGGCCAGAACCTCGGGATAATAGAGGTTGGTGCGCGCCGAAATGATCAGCGCCACAATATTCGTGCGCTTGGAAATCAGCGCCTGAGCCAGCGCATTGGGCCGATAGCCGATTTCGGCGGCCACCTTCAGGATCAGCTCGCGCTTGGCCGCGCCGATCGAGGCATTGGGCGCGAAACAGCGCGACACCGCCGATTGCGACACGCCCGCGATCCGCGCGACATCATAGGATGTCGGGCGCCGCCCCTGCTCCATGATGGTGGAGGTGGATTTCTTGTTGGTCTGCGGTTTGGGCATCGGCACCCTCAAAGCCTGGAACGGACTTTTCTCTAATTGGCTTGCATCTCCAAGGCAAATGACATGGCGCCATATCCGGGATGCCCGGCGCCATGATGCACAAAATCCCGCGTGACACTTGCATTCGAATGCAGTATTGATGCAAAACCTCAGTCACCAAAACCGCCGGGAGAAAACCATGACCACCGCGCCGCAAGGCTTTTCCGAGACCACCGTCTACATCAAGGCCCCCGCCCGCGACTCGATCGCCGACAACAATGACGTGACCGGAATCGTCGCGAGCGTGCTGGCCGATGTGCGCCGCGAGGGCGATGCCGCCGTGCGCCGCTATTCCGCCAAATTCGACAATGCCGATCTGGAGCAGTTCGAGGTCAGCCAGGCCGACCGCCTCGCCGCGCTGGATGAACTCGATCCCCAGACCCGCGCCGACACCGAATTCGCCATCGAAAACGTGCGCCGTTTTGCGCAGGCCCAGCTCGGCACCATCCTGCCGCTGGAGATCGAGCCCATCCCCGGCCTGCATCTTGGCCACCGCGTCATCCCCATCGACCGCGTGGGCGCCTATGTGCCGGGCGGCCGCTTCCCGCTGCTCTCCGCGCCGATCATGACCATCGTGCCGGGCAAGGTCGCGGGCTGCGCCGAGGTCGTCGCCTGCCTGCCGCCCAACGCGCACCGCGCGATGATCGCGGGCTGCCACCTCTCGGGCGCGGACCGCATCTTCCGCATCGGCGGGGCGCAGGCCATCGCCGCCATGGCCTATGGCACGCAGACCGTGCCGCAGGTCAACAAGATCATGGGCCCCGGCAATGCCTTTGTGAACGAGGCCAAGCGTCAGGTCTTCGGCCCCGTGGGCATCGACCAGCTTGCCGGTCCTTCGGAGATCTTCGTGGTGGCCGATTCCTCAGGCGACCCCGAACTGATCGCCTGCGACCTCCTCGGTCAGGCCGAGCATGATGTGCGCACCCGCGTGGGCCTGATCACCACCGACCGCGCTCTGGCCGAGGCGACGGTGAAGGAGGTCGAGCGCCAGCTTGAGACCCTCGCCACCGCCAAGGTCGCGGCGGAAAGCTGGGCCAATTACGGCGAGATCGTGCTCTGCGACAGTGAAGCCTCGATGATCGCCTATTCCGATCACGTCGCCGCCGAACATCTGCAGGTCCACACCGCCGACCCGCATGGTTTCGCCAGGAAGCTGCGCAATTACGGCTCGCTGTTTATCGGTGAGAACGCCAGCGTGGTCTATTCGGACAAGAATGTCGGCACCAATCACACGCTGCCGACGATGGGCGCGGGGCGTTATACGGGCGGGCTCTGGGTCGGTTCCTATGTGAAGATCGCGACGCATCAGTGGCTGGAAGACAAGGCCATTGCCGCCGTCGCCCCGCCCGCCATCCGCCAGAGCGGCAGCGAAGGCCTCGAAGGCCATCAGAAGGCCGCGGCGATCCGCTTTGAACGCCTGAAGCAGAACGCCTGATTTGAGGACCCCGGCGCCCAACAGCGCCGGGGTTTTTCCTTGCCGACAAACCCCACAAAAAGGGCGGCCCGGACTGATCCGGACCGCCCTTTTTTCAGCGCCTTGCGCCAGGCTTAGCCGGCAAACACCGGCCTTGCCGGATCCTCCGATCCGCGCACCACAATCGCCTCACACGGCACGGAGGCGGTGTTGCGGAAGGCATGCTGCAGGCCAATCGGCACCGTCAGCGTGTCACCGGCGCCCATGATCAGGCTGCCATCGGCCCAACTGACCTCCAGCGTGCCGGACTGGATGAAGATAACCTCTTCCTCGGCGCGGGCATGCAGCGGGACATAGGCGCCGGTCTGCAAGGTGAGCTGGCGCAGGTTGAGACCATGCGGCCACCAGCCCGAAATCGGCCCCGGCGCAAAGCCGTCGCTGGTGGCCTGAGGCACGATGATGCCCGCCTCCACCACCCCCGGCGCGGCCAGTGGCGAAGCGGGATTGGCCGAAGCCTCCCCGGCGCGCACCACGCATTCCAGCAGCTTTTCGAGCGGCGGCGTGCGCAATTGCGCGGCAGCCTCGGCATCGAGGCCGGTTTCCAGCTCGACATCGCGCAGCTCGTAATCGCCACTGCTGGTGTCGATCAACTGGCCGCCCTTGGTCAGCTTCAGGCCGAAATCCTGCGCGGCCTCCAGCACGGCGGGGGCCCAGGTCACCTTGCCGGGCTCATCCTGCCCCAGCGCGACCCACAGGAAGCCGGTGCCTTCATCGACCTTCTCGAAACCACGGAACATCTGTGTTGGCACCGAGGCGACATCGCCCGGCCCGATTTCCAGCGAGCCATCCTCGCAATTGGGGCCGAACAGCAGCCGCCAATGGCCCGAATGAACGACAAAAACCTCTGCCGTTTCATGGCTATGCTGCGAATTGACGCAGCCGAAGGGTTGGCGCGCGCCGCCGATGTTGAAGCCATGCGGCAGGGCGATATGCACGAATTGATCGGGGCTTTCGGACACGCCGGGGCCAATGATCGTGAAGTTTTCCTTCTCGGTCGAACCGGGCGTGCGGGTGTCGATAAAGGCGGTGCGGCAAGGCACGAGGTCGGCATAGCGCACCAGACGGCCAGCCATCGCCGTTCCGGCCAGTGCATCGCCGGCCATCCCCCCGTTTGTCTGTTCAGTCACGAATCGCTCCATTGTTTCAGGGCCCCAAATCGCCGGTCTCTGCCGGAATTTTTCATCCCATACTTGCATTCGAATGCAAATGTGGTAATCCATCGCCATGCCCAGCGCAAGCGAATTTGGCCCGCCAGATTTGTGACGCGCAGCCAGCAACGAACCGGGACGAACCATCGATCCCGGACGGGAGAATGGACACGTGACAGCGCCCTCGCGCATCGATCCCGACTGGCCGCTGCTGATGCTGCCCGGCACCCTGTGCGACGCACGGGTGTTCGGCCCGATGCTGGCCGGGGTGGAACGCGATATCCTGCATGGCGACATGACCGGCCTGCCCGGCGCCGGAGCGCTGGCCCGCCGATTGCTGGAGAGCGCCCCCGCCCGCTTTATCCCGGTCGGTTTTTCGCTTGGCGCCATCGTCGCTCTGGAGATGGCCGCCATCGCCCCGCAGCGCATCGGCGCCATGGTGCTGATCGCCGCCAATGGTCGCGATGTGCCTGCAGCCGATCACGCCGCCCGCCGCATCGCCGGGGC from Novosphingobium sp. encodes:
- a CDS encoding cupin domain-containing protein produces the protein MTEQTNGGMAGDALAGTAMAGRLVRYADLVPCRTAFIDTRTPGSTEKENFTIIGPGVSESPDQFVHIALPHGFNIGGARQPFGCVNSQHSHETAEVFVVHSGHWRLLFGPNCEDGSLEIGPGDVASVPTQMFRGFEKVDEGTGFLWVALGQDEPGKVTWAPAVLEAAQDFGLKLTKGGQLIDTSSGDYELRDVELETGLDAEAAAQLRTPPLEKLLECVVRAGEASANPASPLAAPGVVEAGIIVPQATSDGFAPGPISGWWPHGLNLRQLTLQTGAYVPLHARAEEEVIFIQSGTLEVSWADGSLIMGAGDTLTVPIGLQHAFRNTASVPCEAIVVRGSEDPARPVFAG
- a CDS encoding TonB-dependent receptor, which codes for MHKHPLLRGVSAFTLTMLATPALAATEPAADQPAVASTSAAPAANDASTGEIIVTAQRRSEKLRDVPISMTALSGDALNKLRANDISRVEFATPGFTWGSQGSDSFPAIRGVRTSLVSAQNDPVIGFYIDGIYQSRTQQQSIPLFDIARVEVLRGPQGTLYGRNTFGGNVSIVTAEPTHDFGVGANLEKGNYNQSRVDGYINLPVTDTLAVRFSGVFQRHDGYVHSTTPGVVLDDLNENAERVAVKWTPTSDLEVTLHAGTWRRDDAGAGSYGYKVAGTLINPATGYQSINGQPYAVNPSVPNGSPNVAGRDIGKPVTGGAWTNDWDYQPFEHIAEDYVSGQIAYNLGPVTLKSITGYTHFRAHRSADNDQSSVTFEGLGYGSGVQEANTRSNAFTQEVQLASNAKGRLEWIVGAYYLHDSIFETYQQKITAPGATTTGFRADAGLTTDAYAIYGQGTFQLVPDLLRVIAGARYSHEKKAFNFADWADAAPGTYNFMSPYSVTSGAPSFSSGTWRAGLQFTPDRNTMIYATASTGFESGGVNDTGGNPAIPSSYAPQKVWAYEAGIKSKILGGKGEIEASGFYNKFSNLQINVYTPLVSYFGSAGQARSYGGELALRLDPVPNLHINTTLSFMNARYTRYISGNNFYGASGGADPVSVDLAGKKIPQSPDFKATVLASYDIDLGKAGTLTPSGNWLHSGGYYTTDYNTVLDYQKAYDKLGASLRWSAAKGNNTYIEAYGDNLTNQATLLSGVVGRLERIQVSYGAPRTYGVRVGTKF
- the hisD gene encoding histidinol dehydrogenase, translated to MTTAPQGFSETTVYIKAPARDSIADNNDVTGIVASVLADVRREGDAAVRRYSAKFDNADLEQFEVSQADRLAALDELDPQTRADTEFAIENVRRFAQAQLGTILPLEIEPIPGLHLGHRVIPIDRVGAYVPGGRFPLLSAPIMTIVPGKVAGCAEVVACLPPNAHRAMIAGCHLSGADRIFRIGGAQAIAAMAYGTQTVPQVNKIMGPGNAFVNEAKRQVFGPVGIDQLAGPSEIFVVADSSGDPELIACDLLGQAEHDVRTRVGLITTDRALAEATVKEVERQLETLATAKVAAESWANYGEIVLCDSEASMIAYSDHVAAEHLQVHTADPHGFARKLRNYGSLFIGENASVVYSDKNVGTNHTLPTMGAGRYTGGLWVGSYVKIATHQWLEDKAIAAVAPPAIRQSGSEGLEGHQKAAAIRFERLKQNA
- a CDS encoding LacI family DNA-binding transcriptional regulator codes for the protein MPKPQTNKKSTSTIMEQGRRPTSYDVARIAGVSQSAVSRCFAPNASIGAAKRELILKVAAEIGYRPNALAQALISKRTNIVALIISARTNLYYPEVLAELSARLNERDMRVLLFSLSEESEVDGVLDQIWRHSVDGVISAARLSAAQVAQFAEHRVPLVLYNRVASAAPSVRCDSVSGERGLVEHLLAAGHRRFGLISGPADSYVGEERRTAALAALAQAGVGDVPESRGDFSYDSGHRAMHALHQAVGALDAVIAVSDLMAIGAMDAARRDLGLSIPGDLSVVGFDGAGPARWGSYDLTSVRQPVRRMTDAAVSMLVERIEDATAPAEQRLFTGELLTGSSARIAMPEM
- a CDS encoding amidase; its protein translation is MIEPLTQGGAQDALTRCLSLILQEDDRWHAMLAINPQAEAEAEAADHAAAQGQGLGPLHGVVLAIKDNIDVAGMATTSGCKALARAMVPGDAPVVARLRAAGAVVVGKTNLSEFSFEIRSRSSLGGDVRCPFAPDSTAGGSSGGSAVAVARGFAMAALGTDTGGSIRIPAACNGLVGLRPAHGMLSLEGVAPLAPSTDTIGPITRSVADARLLYEIMGGQIGGNAAPRRVGVVRQAFGEDARILAACDQALERLARGGIELVDPLTLPGVEDLLAGPHIVDAEFGAAFDAYLAGRASTGNAPASLAELVTGGAFLPDHRESLTKRMAISPDAAPPILARHRELTAMLRAVMAQHRLDALFYPTMRVIPEGLGNPPGGWAPELAARSGWPAISVPVAAPGERPVGAELLVPARQEAALFALAAMLERP